A genome region from Candidatus Binataceae bacterium includes the following:
- a CDS encoding PKD domain-containing protein — protein sequence MADARLALAAVLAALLLAATHPGAARAQSQPDQEQPQEEMPASVATKAPGSMPERYKRIDLPQPPVITMTAVPGYGPAPLTVGFFVNTVDPDGKGFVSYVWNFGDGQVSMDPPLTFFHTYSTPGTYVATVNATTADGRTATGYVGVTVRPALAN from the coding sequence ATGGCTGATGCGCGTCTAGCGCTCGCGGCCGTCCTTGCCGCACTGCTGCTGGCCGCGACGCATCCGGGGGCGGCCCGGGCCCAATCGCAGCCGGACCAGGAGCAGCCGCAGGAGGAGATGCCCGCGTCCGTGGCGACCAAGGCGCCCGGATCGATGCCCGAGCGCTACAAGCGCATCGACCTTCCACAGCCGCCGGTTATCACGATGACCGCGGTTCCAGGCTACGGCCCCGCGCCCCTCACGGTCGGCTTCTTCGTCAACACGGTCGACCCCGACGGCAAGGGCTTCGTTTCATACGTGTGGAACTTCGGCGACGGCCAGGTCTCGATGGATCCGCCGCTCACCTTTTTCCACACCTACAGCACTCCCGGCACTTATGTTGCGACCGTCAACGCGACGACTGCGGACGGCCGCACGGCGACGGGTTACGTAGGTGTTACGGTGCGTCCGGCGCTTGCCAACTAG